The genome window TTCGTGCACCGGTCGGGTAATAATCGAACCGAACATGTCTTTATGCCCCCGCGGTTCATGCATTAGCGTTGTCCGCACATAATCAAGATTCTTTTCCAGATATTCTTTGATGTCTGCCATGGTTTTACCCGGAATGTTAGGCAGGCCGCCTACCACGATCCGCGTCGGTTCTCCCATCGTATGGGAATCCACCGCCATAATCGAACGGTCAAATTTCATAATGAACGCCTCCGTTTAATGGTAATCCGTTTCTTCAATATTTTCAGAGCTCTAATCACATCGGCGGCCTGGACGCCGTTGTCCTCCACCACCTCCGTTTCCATGCCCTGAAACGTCTTGTCCAAATCAACCAAGTCCTGCATATATTCATTTTCCACAACGAGTCCGTTCCCCTTGTAAGTCAGGCCGACTACCGGAATGCCTCGCCGCCCCACTTCTGCCATATGCGCCGCGAAGTCAACATGTTGGTTGCCAAAGCCTTCGACATGAATCAGAACGCCATCGACATTCATCGCTTCCGCCAACATTCCGATTCGTTTTGCAACATAGTCTTTGTCGCTGTTTTCTCCCGGGCTGCCCACTATGGCTACGCCAGCCAATTCAAGCTCCGGATCGCGCCTCGTCAATTCCAGTAAGGGATCGCGGAAATGATGCAGCGTAGTTTCTTTTGTCGATGGACTAACGCCCATTTCATCCCCTCCTATGTCATAGAACGAATCGCTCCATCCTTGATTTCATTCGCCGACAAAAGTACCGGCACATTGCCAAGATCGATAATCGACCGTCCACCTTGCACACCGCCCGGTTCCAAAGGCAAAAGCAATTTTTCATGCATCGCGCCCTGACCGCCAACCTGCTTTACTATCAGGATTCGCATCTTCCCCGGCTTTCTTTCATCCTGGTAAACAGTCTCACGCACCGCCTGCTCCAACGGCAAGCGCTTTAATTCCTGGCGTACCGCTGCTATGATCTGGTCACACGCCTGATGCGCCGCCAGAGGCCCGCGCCGTTCCATGCCGCTGCCCCGTTCAATCACCACATCGATGCGCAGAATGATGTCTTGCTGCCCTGGCGTTCCCGGCATGCCGAACCGTATCTTGCGATCCAGCCGCCCATGCGACGAGCCGAATTCCGCCACCTGTTTCCCATCTTCATCCACCCCGGTAAGAGCCACGACAACGCCGCTCAAACTGTACGTCACGCCTTCCCCCAAATCGCCTTGCACTTTAGTTGCGATCGGCAACAAATCCATGATCGTGTTCGTCATCACGTCACGTTTTTCCGGCGTTATGACATCAATTGTGATTTTCTTCACCAACGGGGTATGAAAAAGGACGCTCTTAGTCAATTCCTGATCCAAATATAAGGTATTGCCGCGAATCGCCGTCTCTGTACTCAATTCTATTCTATTGATCGAAAATTCGCAAATTTTCAGTGTGCGGAGTATTTGACTTTTTTGCGCGCCGTTTATTACTGCTTGTTTTTCCCGCTGTTCACGCGCAGCCTGTCTCGTCGATTCCATCAAGTGATCCGGCGCTTCCAGCGTCACACCTTTAGCCTGGGCTGCAGATAACTTAAACATGCTACCACCCTGCCCTCAGGCTCGGGTCGGGCGGCGCGTAGTGCACGCCGCCCGCCGGCCTGGATATTTTAGACCTTGGACTTATACTCGTATGGCAATGGTATGATCTTGCCAAAGGATTCAATCGTTTCCATCGCATGCAGCGTGTCTTTCAACACGCCGGTTTGCATCGGGATATCGTGCGGCGCCCCCACGTTGGCTCCCATCGGAACCAGCGGTGCGGAAACGCGCGGCGATCCCTGTTGTTTGGCTACCGGAGGCAGTGCGGCAATAATAATTGTAGGAATGCCGGCGGCCTCAATCGCTCTCTGCACAATCACGGCAGAGCGGTGACAGGTGCCTCAGCCAGCGGTTAGGAGCGCGATATCGACTTTGTCCTCTTTGAGGGCAGCCGCGATGGCCGGTCCTGTTTCCTCCTCGAATTTTTTTATGTTGCCGCCGCCACCCATAAAGCCGATGTGATGAGGCGCAACTTTGCCGATGAATCCTTCCGCAGCGAGTTCGCGGATTCGGTCAACGGCGAGCATCGCATTGATGTCTTTGTTAACATCGCTGTTATCGTAACCGCCATGAGTTACCATCAGCTCTTCCGTTTTGACATCGCAAGGAATCATGCGATACGTGAAATCGCCCGCTAAGGCAAAGGGATCCTGTGTCTTTAAGTGGACGCCGCCTGCAGTCAGCAAGGCTACGGTACAATCCTTGACCGCTTTGGTCATGACCGTGTAGACTGCCGGAGGCGTGATGGGCACGAATATTTCTGATTGCAAACCTTCTACAACCGAAAGCTTCATGTTTTCCCCTCCTCTTGTTTTATTATTTTTCTTCTTATTTCGAGGTTACGTTGACATAGCTGACGTAAAATTCTACTTCATCGCCGACTACCAGTGGCTTGTCGGTAAACACCATCCGCAGCGGAACGCTAAGCATTCCCAGTCGTCCGTTGATTTCAATTTTCACGCCAACTTCGGTTACCTCAACCAGTTTTCCATTGACCAGTCGGGGCGTCAGCTCTATGTCCATATTACTTCAACGCCGCATCGACAAGTTTTTGATTCCCCTCGATAACCGACTGTTCCCATTTGCGCCCCGGCCCCTTAATCTCAACGCCTGCCATTTTCGTCTTCAGCATCAGCAAGGCACGTTCGGCATCCCAGGGGCAAAGCGTATTGTCACCAAGGATTTCCGATTCGAAACCGCGATCGTTCTTGTTGAGATCGATCATCGAGTTCATGTACTTGTTGCCGACAACCAAAGCTCCTTGATAGGCGGAATAAGTAACGCCGACAACTGCAACACCACGTTTGCCGATTTGTTCAATGTGGCTGGCAAAATCGATATGATTGTTGCCGAAGCCTTCGGTCGTCACGATCGCGCCTTCTACGCCAAGCGCTTCGACAATCGCGCCGATCCGGCCGGATACATACATTTTCTCATCATTGATCTGCGGGCTTCCGACGAATACGACGCCCACCAGATCGATTTCTTCATCCTTTGCCATCAGATCGACCAACGGTTCGCGGAAGTAATGCCGGGTGTTTTCTTTCGATGCCGGACCAATGCAAGTCAGTGCATGCACGCCGCCGTCCCGCACTTCATTCGCCGACAGGACCACCGGTACATTGCCTAAATCGACGTTGGGACGACCGCCCATGATGCCTGCCGGTTCACTTGGTAAAATGACATTGTCATGCATCGCGCCCTGTCCCATGATTTCTTTGACCAAAACGACGCGCGGCCGGCCCAGTTTGCGGATATCTTGATATTCTTTCGTCTCTACTGCGCCTTCTGCCGGCAGTTTCTTCAATACTTCGCGGATTTCCTGAATGATCGTGTCGCATGCTTTATGCGCCGCGAACGGTCCGCGGCGTTCCATGCCGGTACCGGCTTGAATCGTCGTCATGACCCGTACGATGATATCCGCTTTATCCGGACAGCCCGGACGGTCATAGCGGATTTTTTCATCCATGTATCCTTCACAGGAACCGAATTCGTGTACCTGCATGCCGCTTTCATCCACACCGGTCAAAAGCACTACAACGCCGACCAGTGAATGGCTGACGCCTTCGCCCAGCTCGCCTTCCACCTTGGTCGCCATCGGAATGACGTCCATGATCGTCGGCGTATAAATATGCTGGTTGTCCGGCGTAACAATATCGAGTTCAATCTTCTTCACTAGCGGATCGGCTTTAAGAGCCTCCTGGCAAAGCGCCTTGCGAATCGTCAGTACGCCGTTTTCAAAAGCGGTCGCGTCGCCAAGCTGAACCTTGTTCACCTTGTACTCACGCTCGATCAGCGTGCGCAACACTTTGTTCTCGGTTTTCACTACAGCGGTTTCCGGTGCGAGCGCAGCTTGGCTCGCCGAAGCCGCAGGAGCATTGCCGCTCATGACGACTGCCGGAAATTCGAGGTTGATGCCTTTGCCTTCTTCGATATGAATGCGAATCATTCCGCCGGATGACATGGTCGCGGCCGCTGGCTGCTGCACCTGCGGAGCGCTTGTTTCCGGCGCCGCCTTTACTTTTGCCGCAGGAGCCTCTCCTGCCATCTCCTGCATGCCTTCCAGAAATTCACCGGTCAGCGGCGTCAATGCGTCAACCGTCTTTGTCAGTTTCGCTCCGATGACCTGGCCAATCTTAGCCACATTTGCAGGCAGCGTCAAAAGCCCCGAATCTTCAAGATCCGGGAAAATGCCCGGGTCTTCCAAGTCGGCAGGACTGATGACCGTACCGGCAGTTGTCAGACAGCAAACCACTGCCGGATCATTCTTGTGCTCTGCCGCAGTTTCCTTGGTAATCGACATCGTTTATACCTCCTTCTGCTTTCCTATTCCTCCGTCTTCAAGCGCCTTACAAGGCGATGTCCCACCGTCCGCATGACATGGTCGGTATGGTGATATACGGGGATTTTTAATTTCGGAGCTACGCCCATGACCGTATTGGTACAGTCGCTGCAATTGCTGACCAGTACCACTTCAGCTCCAGCCTTTTTCAATTTAAGGATTTTTTCCGCTTGCCCCGGGCAATTGCCGGGATTTTCGCACTTAATGGCATTTTTTACATCCATCACCTGTTTACAGCGCTGTACGCCGACAACCGGCGCTCCCATCTTATCGGCCAGTTCCCGCAGGCGTGTTTCATTAGCGCCGCAGGCACAGACCAAAAGCCCCATCTTGCGTCTTTCATTCGGTAAAGGCATGGTAACGATGATGCCGCCGCTGGTTTTGGTGACAACCGCGTTTAAATCGACACTCTGTCCTGTAAACGGCCCGCCCATAATGATTTCGCCATAAGCTCCATCAATGCCGCCTGCCTGTTCGATCAATGCCCTGATTGGAGTACCGATTGCAACATTCTCAAACACCATCGATTGACGGCCGTTTTTCAATTGACCGACTACCGTCAAACTCTTGCTTAGTACCGGTTTTTTCAATTCGACTGCTTCGCAGATTTTCACAAGAGTCTCCACATTGCTGATCACGGCTTGCGCTGCCGACGGCAGCTGATCCGGAGCCAAGACCACGCCAAGGATTTCACGGACGATGGCTCTCTCCTCACCCATTGGATACATATCCGGCAACGTTTTCACTTCGATACGCGGATCATCAATCACCGCATTCAACGCGGCTACCGCATCCTTATTCTTGGCCTTAACGGCAAAAATCCCCTTCGCCGCCCGGGTCGCTTCCATTGCATACTTGAGTCCGCGATACATCGTGGCCGCCTGCTCCTTCATCTGCTTCACATTATGTTTCAGCAGCGGCTCGCATTCGACGCCGTTAGCAATGACCACGCCGCCCTGCAAATCAATGTTCATCTTGACATGCGTCGGAAATCCGGCGCCGCCCATTCCCACAATTCCTGCTTCGGCAATCATCTCAACGATAGTGCCCTCTTTAATCGGCACGAACGTATTCGGTTGGTTATCCGCCGCTTCAATCGTGATTTCTGTTTCCGTGATACCTACGACCTTCCCTTTTACGCTGGCATGAATCTTAGCGCCAAGTTTCGGCGGCGTCGCAATCAGTTGCCCCCGTTCCACCTGATCGCCGACCGCGACGACAGGCGTACACGGTGCGCCGATATGCTGCTGCAAGCGCAGTTGATATAACTTGCTCATCTCTCCATCTCACCTCCTTCACTATACCCCGCTTATACATAACGCAATTATCATGCCAACTCCTTTTTACTTTGCAAATTTAGCTGTTTTATGGCATTTTCGCATTTTTTCTCTCACTTTACCGCTTTTTTCACCCCTATCCATTTACTCACTATTTTTAAGCTAAATATTTTATCTATCGTTGTTTTTTAACTTATCTGATTATTGTAAAAAAACCGTCAGCATTCTGACACTTTTTTCTAATTTATTCCTTTAGACAAGCTTCTATTCCCTATTTTTTCTAGAAAAAGAAAGAAGTGTCCAATAAACTGACACGCGTCAATTTATTGGACACTTCTAAGCTATGCATTGCTTTTTTTCGTTTCCATCTTTTGTAATTTATAATAAAGCGTGCTTCTTGGTATGTCAAGTATTTTCGCCGCTTTGGCCTTATTGTTCCCAGCGGCTTCGAGCGCTCGCATAATCGCCTGCTGTTCCGCCGCAAACAAGGTCTCTTCCAGTTTTAACAATGTCTTAAACTGCGCAGCCAGTTCCGGCTTTTCGCCATCCTCCAGGCGCTGCAGATTTTCCAAGACCATCGGCAACTGCTTTGCCGATATCGAATTCCCATCCGCTAGTACGACCAGACGCTCCATAACATTTTTCAATTCGCGCACATTGCCCGGCCAGTGATAGTGGCGCAGAATCGCCGTCACTTCAGGATCGATGCGGTCAATAATTCGGTTATTGAGCACCGAATAACGCTTAAGATAAAAATCGATCAGGAGCGGAATGTCATCCGGACGTTCTCGCAGCGCCGGTATCTTTAACGTGAAAACGTTCAGACGGTAATAGAGATCCTTGCGAAAAGTTCCCTGCGACAGCATGGAGACAAGCGCTCGGTTCGTCGCAGCAATCACCCGCACATCCACCTTGATCGGCTTCACGCCGCCAACCCGGTAAAATTCCTGACTTTCCAAGACCCTAAGCAATTTCGACTGCATCTCAAGCGGCAATTCGCCAATCTCATCGAGAAAAATCGTTCCGCCATTGGCAATTTCGAATTTACCCTGCTTGCCTTTTTTATTGGCGCCGGTAAAGGCGCCGGCTTCATAGCCGAACAATTCACTTTCCATCAGCATAGCCGGAATCGAACTGCAATCGACAACCACAAACGGACGTTCCTTACGCATGCTTTCGCCGTGAATCGCCTGGGCAAACAAATCCTTGCCCGTACCGCTTTCACCAACGATCATCACTGACGCATCGCTTTCCGCAACACGTTGCGCCAGCATGATCAGATCGTACATCAGCTTGCTCTTGTACAGCACTTTTTGAAAGCCGCTCTTGCCATGAATCGTCTGAATGATTTCTTCCGCATATTCCAAGTACTTAATCCGGTTCTTCGCCTCTTCCAGCTCATTGCTAATCCTACGAATTTCCGTGATGTCCTGATCGATCGAAACGGCGCCGATCAGTGCATCATTCTCATAGATTGGAATAGAGCTGATCATGACCACATTGCCTTCGCGCGGTCGATGTTCGACATATTCAACTGCTTTGCGTTGCTGCAGAACTTTCAGACATAATGCATTCGGGAAAAAGGTATGTACCGTTTTTCCGACGATTTCTCCTCTTTTGATCCCGTATGTCGCTTCGAAGCTCTTATTGATATAAGTAACTACCGCGTCTTTATCAACAACGCATATTGCTTCATTGATATTTTCTAAAACCTGTTCAAAGGATATTCGCAAAGGCGTCTGCATCATCAGCTGATTGCTCCCCTCTCTGCCGCATCCGTCGGAACTATTTCGCCTTGGCAGCTTGGTATTCTGCCACTTTAGCAAAAGCAACTTCCGCCGCTTGCAGTGTCCGTTCGATTTCAGTTTCTCCATGTGCATAGGACATGAAGCAGGTTTCAAATTGTGACGGCGACAGGTAGATTCCCTGTTCAAGCATTGCATGGAAATAGACATTGAACGCGCCGACATCCGAAGTCTTTGCGGTCTCATAGTCATATACCGCTTTGTCATTGAAGAAGATGCCGAACATACCGCCAATGGCATGTGCCTGAACGATCACGCCCTGCTTTTGTGCAGCGCGCTGCAAGCCGGTCGCCAACTTCAGCGACATGGCGGTGACTTTTTCGTACAATCCTTTTGTCTCGATCAATAGCTGCAATGTTTTTGCACCCGCCGACATTGCCAGAGGATTGCCGCTTAACGTGCCCGCCTGATATACCGCGCCAAGCGGCGCAATCTGTTCCATGATTTCACGGCGTCCGCCATAAGCGCCGACCGGCAGACCGCCGCCAATGATCTTACTGAGGCAGGTCAGATCCGGCTTAATGCCGAATACGGCTTGGCAGCCGCCAAGCGCAACGCGAAACCCGGTCATGACTTCATCAAAGATCAAAAGAGCGCCATAGCGCGCGGTGATTTCCCTTACGAATTGCAGATACCCTTCCTGCGGCAGAATCAGTCCCATATTGCCCGGCACGGCTTCAATGATCACTGCAGCAATATCACCGCCGTCCTTTGCAAAGACTTCTTCCATCGCCGCCTTGTCATTAAAGGCGACGGTCAGCGTATTTCCGGCAATGCTGGCCGGAACACCAGGGCTGTCCGGCACGCCGTATGTCATTGCGCCCGAACCGGCTTTGACGAGCAGACTGTCATGATGACCATGGTAGCAGCCGGCAAATTTGACGATTTTATTCCGTTTTGTATACGCCCGCGCCAGACGCAGCGCACTCATAGTCGCTTCCGTGCCGGAGTTGACCATGCGCACCATTTCCATTGACGGGATCGCTTTGTTGACAAGTTTGGCCAGTACCGTTTCCACTAGAGTCGGCGCGCCAAAACTGGTGCCGTTATCCACTGCCTCATGAATCGCCGCAATGACTTTCGGATGGGCATGACCGAGAATCATCGGCCCCCAGGATAAGACATAGTCGATATATTCATTGCCGTCCACATCGTAAATCCGGCAGCCTTGACCGCGTTCGATGAAACGGGGCGTTCCGCCGACACTGCCGAATGAACGCACCGGACTGTTGACGCCGCCGGGAATATATTGTTTCGCCTCGGAAAAAGCCTCTGCTGATTGCTGTACTTTCATGTTTATCGCTCCTCTTCGCAGCAAACAGCCGCCCTTCGGCCGGCTGTTTGCTCTTTTTTATTAGAGTTGTTTAAATAACGCCTGAACATCGCTCAGGTACGTATCGACATCGATCAAATGCACCTCGCCCGTCTTACGCACACGGCATTCGACTTTATTTTCCTTCAGCGCCTTTGGTCCAATCGTAATGCGCAGCGGATAACCGATCAGGTCGGCATCCTTGAATTTAACGCCGGCACGATCGTCGCGGTCGTCAAGTACCGTCTCCAGGCCGGCTGCATTCAATTCTTTGTACATTTTTTCCGCAATCGTCCGTTGCGCCTCATCGGCGATGCTGACCGGAACGATAATCACATGGTACGGCGCAATCGCAACCGGCCAGATGATGCCGTCCTTGTCGTTGTTCTGCTCGATCGAAGCCGCCATCGTACGACCGACGCCGATGCCGTAACAGCCCATAACCATCGGCTTTTCTTCGCCGTTTTCATCGACAAAGATTGTATTCAGCTTTGCGCTGTATTTTGTCTGCAATTTAAAAATATGTCCGACCTCAATACCGCGCTTAATATCCACTGGCGCACCGCAACGCGGGCAGGGATCGCCCTTACGAATCAAGCGGATATCCGCTACAATATTGGGTTTGAAATCTCTTCCCGGATTGACGTTGATATAATGATGATCAAGTTTATTAGCGCCGCACTCGGTATTGCACATGTTCATAACCGTATTGTCAGCAACGACGATCGTTTCCTTGCTGATGCCGATCGGTCCCAGATAGCCGCCCGCACTGCCCATCAGGTCATTGATGACGGTCGCATCCGCCATGTTCAGGAACAGACAATCCAATTTATTCTTCAATTTAATTTCGTTAACTTCGTGATCGCCGCGCACCAAAGCCAGGATCGGACCTTTGTCCGAATAAAAGGCCAACGCTTTAATCGCATGTTCCGGTTTAAAGCCTAAGAATTCAGCGACTTCTTCCATCGTCTTGCAATTCGGCGTATTGACGATTTCCAGTTCCTTCATGGGTTCTTTTGTCGCTTCAATCGGATGCATTTCAGCCCGCTCGGTATTGGCGCCGTAATTGCATTCGTCGCAGAAACAAACATCGTCTTCACCGGAATTGGCCAGCACCATGAATTCATGCGAACCGCTGCCGCCGATTGCGCCGGAGTCGGCTTCTACCGCACGATACGTCAAACCGCAGCGGGTAAAGATGCGGCTGTATGCATCATGCATATCCCAGTAACTCTTGTTCAAGCCTTCATCATCCCGGTCGAACGAGTAAAGGTCTTTCATGATGAACTCGCGTCCGCGCATCAGGCCGAAGCGCGGGCGGATTTCGTCGCGAAACTTGTCTTGGATCTGGTATAGCATAATCGGCAACTGGCGATAGGAACGAACATCCTGACGCACCAGCGTTGTGATCATTTCTTCATGCGTCGGTCCAAGACAAAAGTCGCGACCGTGACGATCCTTCAAACGAAACATTTCGTCGCCATAAACATCCCAACGCCCGGTTTCCTGCCAGAGTTCCGCCGGTTGTGCAATCGGCATCATTAATTCCTGGCCGCCTTTTGCGTCCATTTCCTCACGGATGATTTGCGATACTTTACGCAATACCCGCCAGGCTAAAGGCAGGTAATTATAAATGCCAGGCGCCACTTTGCGGATCATTCCGGCCCGCAACATCAGCTGATGGCTTACAACTTCGGCGTCTGCCGGTGTTTCTCTCAGGGTGGGAGCATACAGGTGTGATACTCTCATTTGTCTTCCTCCTCTTACTGTTCGCACCTTGACCGTCGCCAGCCAAAATACACCAATGAAATTATTATAACAAAAAAAATGCTTCGCTAACAGCTAGTTTCCGTTTTCGTTAAGATTTTAGATATATTGTAGAAGGGAAGATCTTTATACTGCCAAAACTCGTCCCTCTTTCTTTTTTCTTCAAATCTTCATGTTGAAACACCATCGCGTCCCTGCAAGCACGCGCAGCGCTCCGCTTCGCCCATTGACAAAGACAGACGACCTCACGGCCGTCTGTCTGGTTCGCTTACTCTTTATGACGCATGTGCGGGAACAGCAGAACGTCGCGGATGGAGTGACTGTCGGTCAAGAACATCACCAGACGATCAATGCCGATGCCCAGTCCGCCCGTAGGCGGCAGACCGTGTTCCAAAGCCGTTACATAATCCCGATCCATCATATGCGCTTCATCATCACCAGACTCGCGCTGTTCAACCTGACCTTGGAAACGTTCTTCCTGATCGATCGGGTCATTCAGTTCAGAGAACCCGTTGGCAACTTCGCGCCCGAAGATAAACGCTTCAAAGCGATCGGTAATTTCCGGATTTTCTTTGTTGCGCTTAGCCAATGGTGATATCTCGGTCGGATGACCCATGACGAAAGTCGGTTGGATCAGTTTTGCTTCCGCCACTTCTTCGAAGACATTATTCACAATGCCGCCGATGCCTTGCTTCTTTTCATATTTTACGCCAAGCTGATCCGCCAGCTTACGCGCTTCTGCCAAATCTTTCACATTGCGGAAATCAACTCCGGAATATTTTAAAATCGCATCCGGCATTGTAATTCGATTCCAAGGCGGAGCCAATTCAATATCCTGTCCCTGGTAAGTAATCTTAGTCGTCCCTAAGACTTCCTGCGCAATTCCGGCAACCACTTCTTCAGTCAAACGCATCAGATCTTCATGATCTGCATAAGCCTGATACAGCTCTACCATAGTGAATTCCGGATTATGTTTAATTGAAATTCCTTCGTTACGGAACACGCGACCCAGTTCATAAACGCGTTCAAAACCGCCGACAATCAGTCGCTTCAGATACAGTTCCGGCGCAATCCGCATATAGAGCTTCATATCCAGCGCGTTGTGATGGGTAACAAACGGACGCGCCGCCGCCCCGCCGGCGATCGGATGCAGAATCGGCGTCTCCACTTCTAGGAAGTTGCGTCCGTCAAGAATATTGCGCAGTGTTTTTAAAATCTTACTGCGCGCAATAAACGTCTTTTGCACATCCGGATTGACAACCAGATCCAGATAACGCTGACGGTAACGTGTTTCCACGTCTTTTAAGCCATGCCATTTTTCCGGCAAGGGTCTAAGCGCCTTGGATAAGATTTCAAAGGATGCCACCTTGATGCTGATTTCGCCTTTTTGCGTACGGAACACTTGCCCGGTAACGCCAAGAATATCGCCGATATCCGCCAGTTGTAATATTTCATACGCCTCTTCGCCAAGTGCATCCTGGCGCAGATAAATTTGAATCTTGCCGCTCATGTCCTGAACATGTGCAAACGTCGTTTTGCCATGACCGCGTACGGTCATCATGCGACCGGCCAGACTCACGGTTTGTCCTTCCAGCGTTTCAAACTCCGCTACAATCTCGGCCGCATGATGCGTTACATCATAACGACGGCCAAACGGCTCCAAGCCTTTTTCCGTCAGTGCAGCCATTTTTTCGCGCCGCACTTTCATTTGTTCGTTTAATTCTTCCGGTTGCCCGGATGTCGTAGTATTCTCTGCCATATTACCGTCTCCTACTCACGCTCGATATCTATGATCTCATACTGCAAAATTCCTGCAGGTACATTCACTTCGATGACGCTGCCGACTTTCTGTCCCAAGATCGCTTCGCCGACCGGCGATTCATTCGAAATTTTCAACTCGGACGGATCCGCTTCTGCCGATCCGACGAGCGTGTATTTCAGCTTGTCGCCATATTCCAAGTCTTTCAAAGTGACCGTACAGCCAAGGGCGACCATTTCAGTGCCGATTGCCGCACCATCCAGTACTTTACTGTTGCGCAGCATTTTCTCCAGCGTCAGGATCTCGCCTTCGATGAAAGCCTGTTCGTTCTTAGCATCCTCATATTCCGAGTTTTCGCTAATGTCGCCAAATTCAATCGCTTGTTTGATCCGTTCTGCTACTTCACGACGACGTATCGCCTTAAGATATTCCAGCTTGGTCTCGATTTTTTTCAAGCCTTCCGCAGTTAGGATGACTTCCTTTTCTGCCATCTGTTCCAGCTCCCCTTTTGCTCGTAATTCATAATCACTTCTGCTGTCATTTACAATATAAAGTTGTTTGGCTGCCTATAGACCAGCCAAACAAT of Azotosporobacter soli contains these proteins:
- the hemL gene encoding glutamate-1-semialdehyde 2,1-aminomutase: MKVQQSAEAFSEAKQYIPGGVNSPVRSFGSVGGTPRFIERGQGCRIYDVDGNEYIDYVLSWGPMILGHAHPKVIAAIHEAVDNGTSFGAPTLVETVLAKLVNKAIPSMEMVRMVNSGTEATMSALRLARAYTKRNKIVKFAGCYHGHHDSLLVKAGSGAMTYGVPDSPGVPASIAGNTLTVAFNDKAAMEEVFAKDGGDIAAVIIEAVPGNMGLILPQEGYLQFVREITARYGALLIFDEVMTGFRVALGGCQAVFGIKPDLTCLSKIIGGGLPVGAYGGRREIMEQIAPLGAVYQAGTLSGNPLAMSAGAKTLQLLIETKGLYEKVTAMSLKLATGLQRAAQKQGVIVQAHAIGGMFGIFFNDKAVYDYETAKTSDVGAFNVYFHAMLEQGIYLSPSQFETCFMSYAHGETEIERTLQAAEVAFAKVAEYQAAKAK
- a CDS encoding proline--tRNA ligase, whose translation is MRVSHLYAPTLRETPADAEVVSHQLMLRAGMIRKVAPGIYNYLPLAWRVLRKVSQIIREEMDAKGGQELMMPIAQPAELWQETGRWDVYGDEMFRLKDRHGRDFCLGPTHEEMITTLVRQDVRSYRQLPIMLYQIQDKFRDEIRPRFGLMRGREFIMKDLYSFDRDDEGLNKSYWDMHDAYSRIFTRCGLTYRAVEADSGAIGGSGSHEFMVLANSGEDDVCFCDECNYGANTERAEMHPIEATKEPMKELEIVNTPNCKTMEEVAEFLGFKPEHAIKALAFYSDKGPILALVRGDHEVNEIKLKNKLDCLFLNMADATVINDLMGSAGGYLGPIGISKETIVVADNTVMNMCNTECGANKLDHHYINVNPGRDFKPNIVADIRLIRKGDPCPRCGAPVDIKRGIEVGHIFKLQTKYSAKLNTIFVDENGEEKPMVMGCYGIGVGRTMAASIEQNNDKDGIIWPVAIAPYHVIIVPVSIADEAQRTIAEKMYKELNAAGLETVLDDRDDRAGVKFKDADLIGYPLRITIGPKALKENKVECRVRKTGEVHLIDVDTYLSDVQALFKQL
- the lysS gene encoding lysine--tRNA ligase, whose amino-acid sequence is MAENTTTSGQPEELNEQMKVRREKMAALTEKGLEPFGRRYDVTHHAAEIVAEFETLEGQTVSLAGRMMTVRGHGKTTFAHVQDMSGKIQIYLRQDALGEEAYEILQLADIGDILGVTGQVFRTQKGEISIKVASFEILSKALRPLPEKWHGLKDVETRYRQRYLDLVVNPDVQKTFIARSKILKTLRNILDGRNFLEVETPILHPIAGGAAARPFVTHHNALDMKLYMRIAPELYLKRLIVGGFERVYELGRVFRNEGISIKHNPEFTMVELYQAYADHEDLMRLTEEVVAGIAQEVLGTTKITYQGQDIELAPPWNRITMPDAILKYSGVDFRNVKDLAEARKLADQLGVKYEKKQGIGGIVNNVFEEVAEAKLIQPTFVMGHPTEISPLAKRNKENPEITDRFEAFIFGREVANGFSELNDPIDQEERFQGQVEQRESGDDEAHMMDRDYVTALEHGLPPTGGLGIGIDRLVMFLTDSHSIRDVLLFPHMRHKE
- the greA gene encoding transcription elongation factor GreA — encoded protein: MAEKEVILTAEGLKKIETKLEYLKAIRRREVAERIKQAIEFGDISENSEYEDAKNEQAFIEGEILTLEKMLRNSKVLDGAAIGTEMVALGCTVTLKDLEYGDKLKYTLVGSAEADPSELKISNESPVGEAILGQKVGSVIEVNVPAGILQYEIIDIERE